The genome window GCAGGCCACATCTATTTAGGATAATGACCATTAATCATCTCACAATTGAcgccagaaaaaataaattacacaaaGGATGataaattaacaaatcaatTGAATTCTTTAATCCTACTTGTTAGTTAACCATATGCACACCTAACTTCTCATTGAGTAGCCCTATCATTACATCTCAATTTGATTTAGGTTTATATATCTtgatgtctattttttttttaaaaaaaaaatcaaagcccaGAACGATAAGGTCATGAATTAACCTGGGTCATGCCCGGTTAAAAACAGTGATCTGGacaatttaagagaaaaaaaatatttctccgATCAAAAATCCTCCGATATCGGTTCCAACGCCGGAGTCCACTGCCTATAATTCAGTACTAACCGGCAACTGGTAGAGCTCGTAAGATCATTTCCTTCCAAAACGTTAACCTCGCCCTCTGATCCCTCCTCCAACTCCCTCATCTCCACAGCCATAGCAGGCAAAACCTTGGCACCATTTCTCTTCTTGCTCGACCTTTTCGCGCAAGCAGCAATAGCAGACTCCATGATTGCCACCTCCGACGCAGAAATCTTACAGTTTACCTTACTTAAAGTAGCTAACAAGTATACCTTTCCAGGCAAAAGCTCATCATCAGCTCGCATGGCTATTACACGACTCCTTTGCTTGAGCTCATGCAATGGACAAATTGCATGGCCAGGTTCTTCAAGCATAAGCTCTGCAGCTTTCACTGGGAGACTTACCTGCGTCAAGTTCCCCTGAGAATCCATAAGTTTTGCAGTCTTGGGTACTTTTCTTGAGCAGGTAAAAACAACACAACAAGAAGTGTAGTTTCCCATGTTTTTCTGTAGGGTTTCAAGTTTGAATTGAATGTCAGCTTGCAGGATTGTCTTCAACACTGTTTCTTTGATCTGGTTGATGTTTTAGGACATTGGAGAACGGGGAGCGgagggtatatatatatagagaagaAGAGTGGAGGAGCGGGTGGGAGTAAAGTACGTAGAAGAGTGGACGGTCAAAAGAGTGTAAAAGAAGAGTAATATGGTGTTTGTTGACGGGAGTTGTGACGTGAGAGAGAGGTCGGTCAGCTGCGAGTAGGAACAAAAACACGCATTTGTTCTCTATTTTGGCCATTATCTAGAATGCTGATTTTTGTGTGTCTACTTTTGTTAGAGACTGGTGCGGAGAAGCCACAGGCCAGAGCTAGAATTATTTCCATACGGTAGCAGGGGCGGAGCTACGTAGGGTAAttccttttatattaatattaataatatctaagcagatttaatttttttttttgttatcaattaatctaaattagcTATTGTTAACTTTAGAGGTaagaaaaaaatcgaaaaaataattaaattgaaaaaataaaaaaaaataaccgaaaaaaccaaactgtaaaaaaaaccaattaacccaagttatttttttcattttgaaagtattcttacattaattttatttgatatgagttaatatatatattttaaattaatttctctatataatgtatatcaacatattacataatatataatatcaaatatttattaataatttgccctcttatttaaaaaattatggctCCGTCACTGTACGGAAGAATAAAAATTCTTACTTGTACTTtcctctttttatattttaaaaatgcttttaaaaaattttaattttatttatttatttatttatttatttattttaaattaatatttttaatatatttttaaataaaaaatattttaaaaaacaaccataaaataacatgaattttcaagaaaactGTTGAAAATTAGATTGAAAGATGGCCATAAACTTGATGAATGGTAGGACCTGGTGGGAGGGTTGACTGAGCCAGAGTGTTAAAGTATTTCTATTTCACCTCGTCATTGGATACGTCATAAGTGGATGTCGATGAGAGGTGAAGGCAATCAGTGGGCGGAAGGGAGAGTGTCTTATATTATTAGGCGAAGGAAGCATAGTTTTAAGATATAACTTTGAGGTAGATCCCACTCGAGTCTtgatgttgttttgataattaaaaaaaaaattaatttaaagtaaagatatgttggttaattttaattgttgacTGACCCAAGGTTTAGAactattcaaattaaaaataaataaataaaaaattcatctgAACTAATCAAAACTCGAGTTGACCCCCTTAATTGACTCGAACTTAACccaatcattaatatttttacttttttcaaaaaaaaaattgtgaaaacaACATTGTCTAATtctttgtttgagaaaaaatttAGATGAATTCTCGTAaccaaatcaagttttaaaactatatttccTTGAATGAAGTCACGTAGCtaaactagtaaaaaataaagattctgAGCAGTCAAGGTAAAAATTTGACTTAGTCAAATGAAGTGGCTATCAATGGATCATGCAGATAAATTAGTTGATGTATTTATGGACGAGTTGAATAAAACCAAGCCCAAGATGAGGCTGAATCACACCAGACgaacaaaataacattaaattaaaaagccatAGCTTTTGATCCTCTCTCGGTTCTTGCCCCTCTTCTTCAACTTTACGTTTAATCAAGAAGGCTTTGAATCAGACTTAAATTTTTTCAAGGGATTCATGAGACCCAAATCTAGGAAAGACATCGTTGGCCATAATCAAACAAGCTCCAAAACACCATCAAATTTGACCTTGAAGATATTGTTTGAAtcacttttgttatttttttttatttttctggattttatataattctctttttttttgtgtgagtttttcttccttttgacttTAGGGTTCTTATTTTATTACCATGGAAGGTTGATTTTCTATCCTATTTAAAGTTAAATAGATTGTAAAAATCAGACTTTCTGCAACTTTGTTTTTTGCGTGATAACCTAATTCGTCGAATTCTGTCTTTTTATGCTTGTTGCTATTCTTATTGTGCTTATGTCTGTATCATGAAGGGAAGGAACCAATGATGGGATTGTAGCAAATCAGCCACTGTGACAAAGATTGACTCAGTGAATTATAGAATCTTCAGAACATAAGTTTTGCAGAAAGCTTGAAAGAGTAGCCATCTAATAGTAGGAAGCATGGACCCTGATAAAGTAACATCAAGACTCTAAATCTTTATCCTAATAGGAATGTAGCTAATGAGGTCCgtcctattttttattaatttatttaacgaTTTTTGCTCCTATTAGAATTATGCTGGTTGTTTTTGTCAGCTGTAGCAGGtatttttcttcgttttttaatcaataaaatttcttcactcaTCAATGACAAAACCAGAAGAAAGAGATTCAAGTCTAAACTGTGGAGAGCAAAAGAATGCCAAGATTTGTAGTTATTAAGCTGTTCAAGGGAGAACATAGCATCTTTGAAGCATTTCACTGAAATGACCACCAACTTGAACAAGTTTTCCTCAACAATCACCCCACCCTGTCATCTTTGTCACTTCCAGCCAAGGGCtatttcaaaattgaaaatcataCTAGTGCTTTCCCACACATAAATAGAGAGACCAGGTGATCTGCATTTGCCTTTTCCAAGATGGCAGCAATCTTCAGGTTGATTTTTGGGTCCTGAAAACTCTAAATGCTTGGCCTTGTTGCTGCTGCAGGCTTCAAGTAAACGAGCTATAcggataaataagaaaagaagtcCCCAGAACAATAGATATGTAATGCCAAAATGAGAGATGACAGAAACGAATCAAGAAATGGAGTGGTAAATAAAGCACATAGAGGAAAAGCAGGAGGAGATCCAATCTCAGTTGATATCTATTCTAGCAGTGAATTTCTTGCTGCTAAATTTGGTCTGGTCTGGGATCGAACTCATTCAGGATTCAATTACCTTTCTCACCTGCAAAAGGGCTAAAAATGTTGCAAAGAAAGGATTTTGCAGCCCAAGACATCAGAAAAACCAGCCGAAGAACAGGACCCTGCAAAACACCATTACCTGGCTTTCAATCATGTGTGGCATCAAACTGgggattttgaaacaaaaatccaaaccaaTTGCATGTAATTGGCATGATTGCCTTGCTGCTATGGTCCTGccataaaaaaatgtcaaaaactgTTGAGCTACTCATCAAGACACAGTTTCACTATCATCACCGATTAACTGCTTATAAACCTCTAACATTGTGCAACAAATTAAGCAGCACAGAGGTAACAAACTTGATATAAGAACACATTTCCCAGATGTAAAATGACAGAAAATGCAGCAAAAATAATTCACTCAATTGGCATAATATTGCGGACATGGTTCATAACTTTTCATCTCTAGTTTATGAGGCAACGCCTGTACCAGTAAATGCTCTGG of Populus trichocarpa isolate Nisqually-1 chromosome 16, P.trichocarpa_v4.1, whole genome shotgun sequence contains these proteins:
- the LOC112325998 gene encoding uncharacterized protein LOC112325998, translated to MGNYTSCCVVFTCSRKVPKTAKLMDSQGNLTQVSLPVKAAELMLEEPGHAICPLHELKQRSRVIAMRADDELLPGKVYLLATLSKVNCKISASEVAIMESAIAACAKRSSKKRNGAKVLPAMAVEMRELEEGSEGEVNVLEGNDLTSSTSCRLVLNYRQWTPALEPISEDF